The nucleotide window ATGGCAGAAATGGGGCTGAAAGTCACCTTTTCTACTGTCTCCGACTTCCTCCTGGGCGTCCTGCTTCTCTTGGGCACCTGGAGGAGCCTGGTCTGACCCCTGAAAGCCCACACCCTTGGTCAGAGAAGGGCAGCTGCTCTGAGGGAAAGCAGGGTACAGTGAGGGAGGCATAAAGCCAGGTCATCTCTGGGTACCTTCCTCTCACAAACATTGGTTGAGGGACAGGCAAGTGATCAGTGGCTCTTCTGAGCTTTTGGTGAAGACACAGACAAAATCCACAAGCGAGGACTTCCAAGGACTTCTGATATGCTTTCTGTTCAAGAACAATGCACGTTGTGCACTTTGATTTACCCCATTACAGACTGTTGTAAATAGTCCACACCCCAAAACTGTAGTTTCCCGTAATCCTTGCGGTCTGCTGCAGGCATGGATTATGTCTGTTTAATCAAACTGAACTTTCAGAGGTGTTGACTTAGAGAATGCTTGATAAGTTTCTGAGCAAggtgaaaaaaatgtatctgggATCTGGTGGCTTCTCTCCTCTTGGTCCACGAGCCCCTGTCCCGAAGCTCTGGCCGACCCCTCTCTGGCGCGGGTCTGTCTTGCTCCCTAGCACTCTTTCCCTCTGTTTACCACCTTCACTCTCTGTTAAAGCCTCCTGAGGTCCCCAGGCTGGTGGGTAGAGAGAAGGGGGTGGTAGGATGGAGGACACAGGGGAGTCTGTAGGCAAGATATGTGGTTCATGGAAAGTGCCTCCCCGTCCTCTGACTCACATACGCCTTTAGAGTAACCAGCACAAGCCTCAGCGAAGGTGCTGGATCTCCAGAAGTGtgcaggcatctgggtggctgggtggtgtGGTTCTCaaaacccctcccctccagaggCTCCAGGTGGGCGGGAGGGGCAGACAGTGTCCAGGGTTGCCCTGTGCTCACCTGGCCAGGCGGGGGGCACCATGCCAATGGGACAAGCCCACCTTCCTCTCATCTCCCTTCCAGTGTATGTGTCTCTGACCTGCGCCTTCCGCTACGGCCAGGAGGACATCGACGTGATCGGCCTGAGCTTCCGCAGGGACCTGTACTTCTCTCAGGCCCAGGTGTTCCCGCCCGTGGaggctgcccctgcccccacaaaACTGCAGGAGAGCCTGATGAAGAAGCTGGGGGGCAATACATACCCCTTCCTGCTCAAGGTGGGtgactcctctccccctccaagtCCCTGCCCTGGTTCCTTTGCCCACAGCACCTTGTAGCGTGatcaggagggaaggagaggggatggAGCAATGACTTCACATTTGTGGGCCTTCAAATTGCCTCCTTGGAGGAAATTCTAGATTGCACGGGCtgtgattgtctttttttaagcCCTTGAAAATAGCCTCTCAGCCTCTGAAGGCACCACTTCAACCTACAGTTTAAATATTTCCCTTCATCCGACCACCTAATTATATGGGTGGTTATTCCTTCACTTGCTTggctataaaaagaaagaagtggccCTTGGTTGGCCCGGAGGAGCTCGAAACACGAAAGAGCTCCCTGCCGGACCGACAGGAGAGCGTACTCAAGTCAGGAGTCGTCCTTCGCCTTGACTGCTGGGCCTTGGGTCCCTAGATAAATAGCCCCATCtctcgcgggggggggggggtcctggcgACCCGCAGTACCTGTGAAAGGCTTGGGCTTGAACTCAGTCTCGGGAAAGCTGCCACTACCTCTTTCACTAGCATGTTCTTGTGTCTTAAGTttatacatttctccaaagttCTACGGCTCAGTCTTCAAAGGGatggaaattctgacacatgcggCAATACGAATGAACCCCGACGACATTAGACTGAGTGACAGAAGCCAGACACACAAGGACACACAAGTGTCTGATGCCAATTACATGGAAAACCTGGAGCAGTGAGATTCATAGACACGGAGCGTAGAGTAGTGTGTGGGGTTAGCATTGACCGGGGTTGGAGCTTCAGTGCGGGAAGGTGAAAACCTCCTGGGAGTGGGTGCTGGGAATATTGCAGGACAGCGTGGATGGACGTCATACCACTAAACGGTGCGCTGAAAACCCAAGTCTCACGTTGTGCATACtctacaacctttttttttttttttaaatcacttgaaGAAACAGTTGTGTGGTCCTGCGTGTTCTCGCAATCTGGTACTGGGAGTTTGAACGGACATCACCTTGGAGAGTTAACATGCCAACGCATCTCAAAAACCTTAGAAATGTGATTTTGACCTATGGTTCCCTTCCTAGAAGCATAGCCTATGACCTTAATTGGACAAAACTGTGCCGAGGTGGATGAAGAAGGTTTATGGCACCCTTGTTTATCGTGGCAGAAAAGCAAAGTTCCAGTGACTGAAGCATCAGCTGACCAAGGGGGCTGGCCAAATTCAATGTGGTGTTACCAAAGCTCAGAAGAGTGGCGCAACTCACGGCACAGCGAAGCGGCCATAATGCACTCTGAGGAGGGTGAGGGCGGGGATGGGAGCAAAGGAGACAACAGGACGCGTGCCTCACTGGGTCTCACCTTTGtaacacacacacgtgtacatgcATATTCGTGTGTGAGGGATCCCCCGGGACACTCGGAAGTTCACGTTCATGATGTCATTCCGGATCTTGGCAATATGGGTGAACATAGCTTTTtgtgagtttttgttgttgttgttgttttgtttgctcctccttccttttcccagTTTTGTACATCGAGTGCATATTACACGTGGAGTGACCACCTCTGAACGAACTGGTTTGTTTCTTCCCACAGTTTCCTGATTACTTACCCTGTTCGGTGATGCTGCAGCCCGCTCCGCAAGATGCAGGGAAGGTTAGTTCTGAAAGAAAGGCCGTGGACTCATCCATTCcttcaaattacttttttaaaaaatcgccTTTTGTTCTGGACAATTTCAAACATGCACAAAAGCAGAGAGACATTGCAATGAATCTTATCTTTAGCAGCCTTTAGCCAGGACGGAGCCTGTGGACCGAACACTAATCAGTCCCACCCCTCGTGGGCCCCACAGGTTCCTGGGGAGAATCCggcaaaaatgaaataacaggtGTCTACGGGGCCCATCCAAGGACAGTAGGCACTCTGGAGAACAAGAGGCTAGTGAGAGGCAAAGGGGGATCTGGGGCGGTAGTTAGTTGTTCAGGATGTGTAAAGAAGACCTCCCCAGGAGGGTAAAGGAGAAGGCATGCAATCCCAGGGGAGAGccttccagagagagagaggcatgttGCCTGGTGTGCGGGGCGGAGGAGCAGGGCGAAATGGAGAGAGTAGGTCAGAGGCGTGGGGAGGTGTGGACATTGGGGCCATttctcagtgagcagggagccactgGTGGACTCCGAACAGTAGGTGCTGACTTGGGCTTCCCAAGGGCACCCTGGCCACTGCTCAGAGAGGGGTTGGGTGGGCCAAGCACAAGCTCCCATGGGGGGAGAGAAGCAAAGGGGCTGAGTGTGCGCCAGGAGgcgtcacccaggcacccctccggCTGGTGTATTTTTTTACGATCCCACGGCTGTAGAACCACTGAGGCTGTGGCTCATATGCCACCGTCTACACAACCGACTTCATGTCCTTCAGCCGACTGTACTTCTTCCCTCGGGGCGGCTGGTGAGCGTGGTGCCGCCCCCGTGCCCGCCGTGCGCGTGGTGACGTGCAGAGATGAGCCGGCTGGGGAGGAGCCCCACGGGGCAGAGGCATTTGTTCTGCCCACACAACATATTGCTATTGAGTCAGTTTAAAAATCAGAAGACTTTGCCCCCAATTCCATTTCCAGCTTCTTTGCAGAAGTTGGAAGCGCCGCCAGCACCTGGCCCCCATTCCAGCCGGGCCACACCTGGGTGTGGCCAACCGGCCCTCCAGGGTTGGATCCCCTGCCAGCCCCGTGGGCACCTGTGTCTACGGTGTGACCTCAGTGCTATGCATGTGGGGTCACACAAAAAGGGACAACTAAATGGGCGGGGAGGGCTGGACACCATACATGATCTCCTTGGGAGCTCGGGGCCACAATGCGCTCCCTGTCCTGACgtcgttctttctttttgttctttccgCACGTGGCAAATCTAGCCATCATGGGGTAGCCCTCAAAAGGACATGGATAAGACAAAAAGACGGAGTGCCATTATAACTTTCCGGGGGGATGTGTGACCCCATCCCAGCTGCCGGGAAGGGAGGCATGGACTGAAGCCTTGTCTCTTCTCTTGCCCTCTGCAGTGCTGTGGGGTCGACTTTGAGGTCAAAGCATTCGCCAGAAACAGTGCGGAGGATGAAGAGGACAAAGTGCCCAAGAAGTAAGAGTGTAGCTGTGGGTCAAGGGGCAGCGCCCAGGGTGGGGGTAAGGAGCTGGGGTAGGAAGCAGCCCCTCACTTCAGCTCCCCTGACAGAGCTGCGTGGCCAGGGAGATGGGGCCTGCCCGGCCCAAGCAGTCAGGGTGTCTACACATGGGGCAGGGTCAGCGGCTCGTcatctgggaaaaaaaaggacaatggCAGAGGGGTTGGCAACCTCAAGGTTCACAGAAGCCTCTAGCAGCCCCTGGATTCCCTctctcttcagttttcttcttctcGGTCATTCTTCCACTGTGATGAATATACACCACATGAAGTTTACCGTTGGAACCATTTCTGAGTGTGTGCTTTGGAGGCCTTAAGTACTTCCCCTGTGTCGTGGGACCATACTTACAACCCTGTGCACTGTCTGCACCCCAAACTGTCCCCACCCAGAACATTTCGTCACTCCAGACAGAGGCTCTCTGCCTGTCAGGCAGTGACCCCCCCTGGCCCCCGCCCTTGTGGACCCCAGCGTTCACCTTCCCTcctgaacctgaaggaggttttCTCTTGTGCCCTCAACACTCTTCCTCACACTCAACACACGCGCTGTGGAGCCTTGTTCTAATAAATAGCAATTGTAGTAACAAGTCACGTTTGTGGGGAGCGTGGAAGCATGTCAGGCATGTGAGGTGTAcagagcacccccccacccccctggctGTGCCCTGGAGACTGAGGGTGATAGTGACCTCAAGCCCACGCCGTCATCCCGTGGGAGCATTCCTGAAGCTTCACAGCGTGAGGCCGGGGACAGAGGCCTGGATGCCCTCTGAGGAGATCTGGTGGAAGCTCAGAACTGTCTGCGTTTGTCATCCACAGGAGCTCCGTGCATTTACTGATCCGGAAAGTACAGCACGCGCCAGCAAAGATGGGTCCCCAGCCCCAAGCTGAGTCCTCCTGGCAGTTCTTCATGTCAGACAAGCCCTTGCACCTGGCTGTCTCCCTCAACAAAGAGGTGAGCCGCCGCCAGCCCTGGGCCCCGCCTGGGAACAGGCCTCGGGTGTGTTAGCAAGCTGTCTTGTGTCTAGGCATGGTTAAAGCCCCGTTTGTGAACACGTGTGCAAGGGTGCGCCCACCTGGTCCTGGATCTTGAGGAAGTCACTGCTGAGGAGAGCCCTGTCCCTGAGCTCCCCACCAGCTCCCCTTCTTAGCATTCATTCTGCCCCAAGTGGCCTTGTGACCCCACACGGGACCCCCCCACGGCCATCGCTGCCATGACCCTCAGGACTGGGCGTTCCAGGCCGGAGCACCCTTGCTCCACTCCACCCTGGTCACTGCCGTTCTCCTCAGTGAGCCCCAGACAAGGCAGACCGTGTTCTGTGTTCTAAAGGAACCCTGTTGCTATCCCTTTATCTTCCTTGAAAGTGTGGGAATTCAGCTACTTTGATTCTGGTTAAAGGATGGAGATAAACCTAGAAAACCATGAGATTCACGATACCATGATGCTCTGTTCCTCTTTTCTGATTTAACTGCTAACTGTTTCAGATCTATTTCCATGGGGAGCCCATTTCAGTGACGATTACTGTGACCaataacacagagaagacagtgaAGAAGATTAAAGCATTAGGTAGGAACTTCTCAAAATGGGAAGGCAGAGTCTTCTAGAATCTCTTCATCTGGTCCTATTTCCCCAGGGTCTCTCCTGTGGGCAGATAAGGCCCCCCTCCTGGGTCTTTGAAACTGCCTGTTTATCTCTGTTGTAATGGACAGCAGGAACGTACAGGAGGAAAGACCCTCAGGGGTCACCCCATGCCACCTTGTGTCCCACTTAGAGCTGTCTTTTGTCCTGAAACAACATCCCTGACAGGCAATCCTCGTTCACTCCATGCCGTGCCCCCCTGGAGGAGCCCCTCGCCAGATCCCGGGGGGAAGCCATGGGAGGAGTTTTCTTTCTGGGATCAGAATTAAGTTTTGTGGACAGAGGCAGCACAGTACAGTGGGGAAAGCACTGGACTGAGAACAGTGGGCCTAATTTGTGGACTCACGCCATGTGCGTCCTCTCTGAATTCCAGTTAACATCCACGGCACTGTTCCTGGTCTACCTTCCTGCATTGTGTGAGGCTCCAGGGACTGGAGCCTGGAAGTGCTTTTGTAAGTGGTGAAGCCCTACTACATCATGAGGACCAAGCCTTGCCTGATAATACACCTGAGGCACAACCTGCCTACTGTCCTACCCCTTTCTTCAGCTCAGAGGGCATCAAAGTACAGGGGATGGTTGGATATTATGGCCTTCTAGGGGCTACATAGAAAAGACACGACAGAATGACCAGGGAGGGTGACCTCTCAGTTCACCACTAACTCAAACAACACTCAGTGACTAAGGCAAAGCCAGACTCATAGTGTGTGTAGGGTGACCAACAGTCCTGGCTtgataggattttctttttcttttcttttttttaaagttttatttctttacataatctctaccccgatgtggggcttgaactcatgaccctgagatcaagaattgcacgCTCTTCTGCCTAAGCCAGCCATGAACCCCTTGACCAGGATTTCCAGTGTTAGAATGGGCTACCTCCAGGCAGATCAAGATGGTTGGTCAACTGGGTCACACACCAGTTTCCTCTTTCCTTGTGTATGTTCATCATAGATAAGATTCAGGAGTTTTGGTGCATGCGTACTAAAGAATTACTGTAGCGTTTTCTTCATGCTCATATGAATGCATATGGCTTTGTCTTATGTTGGTCGAGTTTATCTGCATTCCATTTTCGTAGGACCTGGTATTATTTAGTGTGTTGTATGTAGCGTCTACTATAGTATTCCAGAAGTAGCAGGGTTGAGAAAGTATCATTGGATACTttggttttaaattatttctcaaaactTTATGAGTTCTCACATCAAAGCCATTCATTTTTTGAGAGAAGCTGTTGAAATTTCTGAAGCAAAATGTTAGTAGCTTTCTGTAGGCTGGGCATTGTGTTGAGTGTGTCACACAAATTGCTTCTTCTACTCCTCAGACTTGATTTGAATAGagattaaaaacttattttttttgatCATCACAACAGCAATGTAAGTTAGATGCAAGCATCACCCCCATCTTGCTGATGGGGAAAGTGAGGCATAGAGGAGTTAAGTGACACCCCACGACTGGCGGCTAAGCTGGGGTTTGAGCCCAaggagtctggctccagagcccacttTTCCCCCCACATACACAAGTCAGGTCTATGTTGCCGGTAGATGGTTTCAAGCTTGGAAAACTGGAAGAAGGTTCTCATTAAATAAGAGTGTTGGAAGGGGTGTGGGTTCAGCGGGGAGGAGTCTTCTAGAAGGTGCCATTTTAGGGAGGCTGGCTCATGGGGCTGAGCTGCCACAGAGCAGATTATTGGCAAACAGGAGTGGCCTGGGGACAGAACTCAGAAACCCCAGCTTTAAAGCCCTGTCTGAGAAGTACACTCCAACAATTGAGCGGGAAGACCTACCGTGTCCCCGGCAGGCGCCGTGCACGTGCGTGGAGGACCCCACATTGAATCACCCACCCCTGTCCTCCCTTTGCAGTGGAGCAAGTGGCCAATGTGGTTCTCTACTCGAGCGATTATTACACCAAGCCGGTGGCTCAGGAGGAAACACAGTGAGTAGCTTCTTGGGTTTCTATTTCCTGGGCAGCTCAGGCTTCCTTGTCAAGTTCCCCTTTCGCTCACCCTTGAAAGGGAAGTAGgatgcttcccttccttccccttttctcacTTTAAGAGCTGCGAAGAAAGTTAGCAAGTCAATTCTGTTCTCATTCGCAAGAGTTCCCAGAGATCTCCCTCACAAGAAATAatggaaaggagagaaataaagatTGAAATGTCACAGTGGGAACAGCTGGAACTTTCTCTTGCTCCTTGGAATAAGTCCAGAGGAATCTGATGCGATTTCTGGTCCCGGAGCAGACAATCCAATCGTCTGTCAGCCCAGGCAAGGGTTCTCCGTCTTTTGATTTGAAAATGTGGTACCAGTGACAGCCGGGTTCCGGTGATATGTCACTTCTGAGCCCAGCGTCATGAAccatttctctcccttcattaAAATCGAAAGCCGAGGAATAGAGGGAGACCTTCCcagtcctgctccctgctcttcaTTCATACATAGGTTACTGGGGGCGACGCCTCCCCGAGAGGTTCACTCGGGCAGGTCTTTCCCTGTTTATGTCACTGATGTGTCTGATGTTTTTGTGTATGCAAAAAATACCACCAGAGCTACAAGCAGGGGGCCTGTGAGCAAAGACAACCTGATTCAGCCAGAGAACATGACGTAAACTTTAAAAGACAATTTTAGAATAAACTATTACTCAAAGCAGATCTGGACCCGAGTTTAAATATAGGtccagaagggagggaggcaggaaagagcTGGAGCTCCTCGGCTGCTCCCTTGGTGCTGCTGGCGGGGGCTATCTGAGGGGAGAACTCAGCCAGGGACCACTTTCTCCTTTCATCATGGGGCATATGCCATTATCTGGACTTCTTTTCAGCAATTCAGTGCATTTTGGACCAAAGGATTCCCAGGACACTGGTGACCAAGAatgggaggcagggagcctgaaagCTGAGCTAGATTGTGCTTGCAGGTCTCAGACCAGAAGCCAGTCTGGAGGCTGCAGAGCCCAAGGCATTGTCCCTGAACCccggggctcccaggaccctggggctgaCTTCTGGGCAGTGTTTTTAGGGCCACTCCCTGCCTTCTCCTGGGTGGGTATGAGGAGGGAGGCTGCACCAGGAGTGTGGACACAGGCATCTAGCTGGCTGGCCAGGCCTTGCGGCCGTGTGGACAGCTCTGGGTGCAGGTGTGGTGTGAGCCTGCCGGTGACCGGCAGGGCCAACCTCTGCAGCCTCCAGGAGTCAGGGATGCTCCAGACCTGGCAAAACCTCGCTGCTGTGTCCCCAGCTCCATTCCTGACTTGCAGAGCAGACCCACAGTTTGGCACAGGTTCCCTGTGTCTGTCTAAGTCTGAGACACACACCACCTGACCAGTGACCCAGTGACAGGGAAGAAccaggagagagacagagcaccaTGTGCTTTGAACAAAACCAGTCCGGTCTACATGGTTCACGGAGGGCCCCACTGCACCCTCCTCAAACAGCCCGATCCTCCTGACAAGCAACAGCTCTCGGTGACAGGCCATTTCCAGCTGTGGCTTCTTGCTGGCACTGGCCGGACAGCCTGTAGCCCACTGCGCGGTGGCAGGAGGAAACTGCTGTGATCTCCGACCCTTGTGTTAGTCAGTCTCATTTAACCCAACAGAATACTCTAGAAACTCAGTGACTCAGAGGAGAATGAGGGGCTTGTCGCCAGCTCGTTTTGAGATGTCACTAGTATTTCTCGTAAGGCAAGGGCACCGATAACCTAAACTATCTTCCCTGTGAGTCACAGGGAACTTGGATCCTGGAAAATGCTCTATGGCCGATAGTGTCTCATGGGACTGATGGTGGCTTTATAGCCCTAAGAACTGTTAGCCAAATACCAACTCTGCATTTCTTCCTACAGAGAAAAAGTGCTACCAAACAGCACTCTGACCACGACACTGACACTGGTGCCCTTGCTGGCCAACAACCGGGAAAGACGGGGCATCGCCCTGGATGGGAAGATCAAGCATGAGGATACAAACCTTGCCTCCAGCACCATGTGAGTCCTCATAGCTCGAGACGAGCCCCTAAGACTCAGGGCCAGGTGGTGCTGGTCTGCCCCCTTCTTGTCTCATCCTCTGGGCTCACGGGCTCACATGGAGCCTGATCTGATGGCTGTCACTCCAGGCGCAGAGTGAAGACCCCGTGGCCCAGGCGGGCCCACACTCCCTCCCGTGGTGTGACCTGGTGGTTAGGAAGTGATCTCTGGAGGCGGCCTCATGCCAAACCCCAGCTCCACTGCTCACAGTCTGGGCTACCTTGGACAAATGACTCGAGCTGTCTAAGAAcctcagttttcctgtctgtACAGTGGGGTGCTGCCTTTTCTCATGGGGAAGTTTACAAGGATTACGGGAGACAATCCATGTAAAATGGGGGGCTGAGTACACAGTGAGTGCTCCAGAAATGTCAGCCATTACCTTCTAAAAATAGCATTAGCTGGTGTAGTACCCTATACACAGAAACTGAGTGATGCAGGGGCACTcggctggcccagtcagtagcTTGcgtgactcttgatgttggggtcATGGGTTCGAGCCCTTCATTGGGCATAGAGAACCTTCTTAGaaaactataattaaaaaaaataataaactgagtAATACAGGTGGCCTCATGCATGATGGAAaggtcatttattcatttccacCACGAAAGGTAAAGAACGGGAGGTCCTGACAGCTGCAGATGTCAATTAAATTTCAATGAAGCTAAACACTGCTCTGCTGACCCCAACTCAAAGAACCAGCAGATCTAGCATGAACAGGAGGGAGGCTTCAAGGTCAACTATCCACTGCCACTTCCAGGCAGTCTTCAAGGCTTCCATTCCTGGGACCCTGAGTGTTTGGGGGAGGGCTCAAGGCCCACTCCCTGCCATCCCCCATGTGATGCACTGGGGCTCCCTCTGTGGCCCCACTAGGCCACCTGCAAGGGGATGCCTTCTggaagaggctccctgcttgacCTCCATGACCCCGTAGCTCAGGAGCAG belongs to Meles meles chromosome 9, mMelMel3.1 paternal haplotype, whole genome shotgun sequence and includes:
- the SAG gene encoding S-arrestin isoform X1, which translates into the protein MAASAKGSKSEPNHVIFKKVSRDKSVTIYLGKRDYIDHIDQVEPVDGVVLVDPELVKGKKVYVSLTCAFRYGQEDIDVIGLSFRRDLYFSQAQVFPPVEAAPAPTKLQESLMKKLGGNTYPFLLKFPDYLPCSVMLQPAPQDAGKCCGVDFEVKAFARNSAEDEEDKVPKKSSVHLLIRKVQHAPAKMGPQPQAESSWQFFMSDKPLHLAVSLNKEIYFHGEPISVTITVTNNTEKTVKKIKALVEQVANVVLYSSDYYTKPVAQEETQEKVLPNSTLTTTLTLVPLLANNRERRGIALDGKIKHEDTNLASSTIIKEGIDRTVLGILVSYHIKVKLTVSGFLGELTSSEVATEVPFRLMHPQAEDPAKESFQDENLVFEEFARQNLKDSGDTEEGKKDQEAGDE
- the SAG gene encoding S-arrestin isoform X5, translated to MAASAKGSKSEPNHVIFKKVSRDKSVTIYLGKRDYIDHIDQVEPVDGVVLVDPELVKGKKVYVSLTCAFRYGQEDIDVIGLSFRRDLYFSQAQVFPPVEAAPAPTKLQESLMKKLGGNTYPFLLKFPDYLPCSVMLQPAPQDAGKCCGVDFEVKAFARNSAEDEEDKVPKKSSVHLLIRKVQHAPAKMGPQPQAESSWQFFMSDKPLHLAVSLNKEIYFHGEPISVTITVTNNTEKTVKKIKALVEQVANVVLYSSDYYTKPVAQEETQEKVLPNSTLTTTLTLVPLLANNRERRGIALDGKIKHEDTNLASSTIFLGELTSSEVATEVPFRLMHPQAEDPAKESFQDENLVFEEFARQNLKDSGDTEEGKKDQEAGDE
- the SAG gene encoding S-arrestin isoform X9, with the translated sequence MAASAKGSKSEPNHVIFKKVSRDKSVTIYLGKRDYIDHIDQVEPVDGVVLVDPELVKGKKVYVSLTCAFRYGQEDIDVIGLSFRRDLYFSQAQVFPPVEAAPAPTKLQESLMKKLGGNTYPFLLKFPDYLPCSVMLQPAPQDAGKCCGVDFEVKAFARNSAEDEEDKVPKKSSVHLLIRKVQHAPAKMGPQPQAESSWQFFMSDKPLHLAVSLNKEIYFHGEPISVTITVTNNTEKTVKKIKALVEQVANVVLYSSDYYTKPVAQEETQEKVLPNSTLTTTLTLVPLLANNRERRGIALDGKIKHEDTNLASSTIFLGELTSSEVATEVPFRLMHPQAEDPVSRMKIWFSRNLLAKI
- the SAG gene encoding S-arrestin isoform X12, encoding MAASAKGSKSEPNHVIFKKVSRDKSVTIYLGKRDYIDHIDQVEPVDGVVLVDPELVKGKKVYVSLTCAFRYGQEDIDVIGLSFRRDLYFSQAQVFPPVEAAPAPTKLQESLMKKLGGNTYPFLLKFPDYLPCSVMLQPAPQDAGKCCGVDFEVKAFARNSAEDEEDKVPKKSSVHLLIRKVQHAPAKMGPQPQAESSWQFFMSDKPLHLAVSLNKEIYFHGEPISVTITVTNNTEKTVKKIKALVEQVANVVLYSSDYYTKPVAQEETQEKVLPNSTLTTTLTLVPLLANNRERRGIALDGKIKHEDTNLASSTIFQDENLVFEEFARQNLKDSGDTEEGKKDQEAGDE
- the SAG gene encoding S-arrestin isoform X8; this encodes MAASAKGSKSEPNHVIFKKVSRDKSVTIYLGKRDYIDHIDQVEPVDGVVLVDPELVKGKKVYVSLTCAFRYGQEDIDVIGLSFRRDLYFSQAQVFPPVEAAPAPTKLQESLMKKLGGNTYPFLLKFPDYLPCSVMLQPAPQDAGKCCGVDFEVKAFARNSAEDEEDKVPKKSSVHLLIRKVQHAPAKMGPQPQAESSWQFFMSDKPLHLAVSLNKEIYFHGEPISVTITVTNNTEKTVKKIKALVEQVANVVLYSSDYYTKPVAQEETQEKVLPNSTLTTTLTLVPLLANNRERRGIALDGKIKHEDTNLASSTIEVATEVPFRLMHPQAEDPAKESFQDENLVFEEFARQNLKDSGDTEEGKKDQEAGDE
- the SAG gene encoding S-arrestin isoform X6, producing MAASAKGSKSEPNHVIFKKVSRDKSVTIYLGKRDYIDHIDQVEPVDGVVLVDPELVKGKKVYVSLTCAFRYGQEDIDVIGLSFRRDLYFSQAQVFPPVEAAPAPTKLQESLMKKLGGNTYPFLLKFPDYLPCSVMLQPAPQDAGKCCGVDFEVKAFARNSAEDEEDKVPKKSSVHLLIRKVQHAPAKMGPQPQAESSWQFFMSDKPLHLAVSLNKEIYFHGEPISVTITVTNNTEKTVKKIKALVEQVANVVLYSSDYYTKPVAQEETQEKVLPNSTLTTTLTLVPLLANNRERRGIALDGKIKHEDTNLASSTIIKEGIDRTVLGILVSYHIKVKLTVSGEVATEVPFRLMHPQAEDPVSRMKIWFSRNLLAKI
- the SAG gene encoding S-arrestin isoform X11 → MAASAKGSKSEPNHVIFKKVSRDKSVTIYLGKRDYIDHIDQVEPVDGVVLVDPELVKGKKVYVSLTCAFRYGQEDIDVIGLSFRRDLYFSQAQVFPPVEAAPAPTKLQESLMKKLGGNTYPFLLKFPDYLPCSVMLQPAPQDAGKCCGVDFEVKAFARNSAEDEEDKVPKKSSVHLLIRKVQHAPAKMGPQPQAESSWQFFMSDKPLHLAVSLNKEIYFHGEPISVTITVTNNTEKTVKKIKALVEQVANVVLYSSDYYTKPVAQEETQEKVLPNSTLTTTLTLVPLLANNRERRGIALDGKIKHEDTNLASSTIEVATEVPFRLMHPQAEDPVSRMKIWFSRNLLAKI
- the SAG gene encoding S-arrestin isoform X4, giving the protein MAASAKGSKSEPNHVIFKKVSRDKSVTIYLGKRDYIDHIDQVEPVDGVVLVDPELVKGKKVYVSLTCAFRYGQEDIDVIGLSFRRDLYFSQAQVFPPVEAAPAPTKLQESLMKKLGGNTYPFLLKFPDYLPCSVMLQPAPQDAGKCCGVDFEVKAFARNSAEDEEDKVPKKSSVHLLIRKVQHAPAKMGPQPQAESSWQFFMSDKPLHLAVSLNKEIYFHGEPISVTITVTNNTEKTVKKIKALVEQVANVVLYSSDYYTKPVAQEETQEKVLPNSTLTTTLTLVPLLANNRERRGIALDGKIKHEDTNLASSTIIKEGIDRTVLGILVSYHIKVKLTVSGFLGELTSSFQDENLVFEEFARQNLKDSGDTEEGKKDQEAGDE
- the SAG gene encoding S-arrestin isoform X3, which encodes MAASAKGSKSEPNHVIFKKVSRDKSVTIYLGKRDYIDHIDQVEPVDGVVLVDPELVKGKKVYVSLTCAFRYGQEDIDVIGLSFRRDLYFSQAQVFPPVEAAPAPTKLQESLMKKLGGNTYPFLLKFPDYLPCSVMLQPAPQDAGKCCGVDFEVKAFARNSAEDEEDKVPKKSSVHLLIRKVQHAPAKMGPQPQAESSWQFFMSDKPLHLAVSLNKEIYFHGEPISVTITVTNNTEKTVKKIKALVEQVANVVLYSSDYYTKPVAQEETQEKVLPNSTLTTTLTLVPLLANNRERRGIALDGKIKHEDTNLASSTIIKEGIDRTVLGILVSYHIKVKLTVSGFLGELTSSEVATEVPFRLMHPQAEDPVSRMKIWFSRNLLAKI
- the SAG gene encoding S-arrestin isoform X10; its protein translation is MAASAKGSKSEPNHVIFKKVSRDKSVTIYLGKRDYIDHIDQVEPVDGVVLVDPELVKGKKVYVSLTCAFRYGQEDIDVIGLSFRRDLYFSQAQVFPPVEAAPAPTKLQESLMKKLGGNTYPFLLKFPDYLPCSVMLQPAPQDAGKCCGVDFEVKAFARNSAEDEEDKVPKKSSVHLLIRKVQHAPAKMGPQPQAESSWQFFMSDKPLHLAVSLNKEIYFHGEPISVTITVTNNTEKTVKKIKALVEQVANVVLYSSDYYTKPVAQEETQEKVLPNSTLTTTLTLVPLLANNRERRGIALDGKIKHEDTNLASSTIFLGELTSSFQDENLVFEEFARQNLKDSGDTEEGKKDQEAGDE
- the SAG gene encoding S-arrestin isoform X7 is translated as MAASAKGSKSEPNHVIFKKVSRDKSVTIYLGKRDYIDHIDQVEPVDGVVLVDPELVKGKKVYVSLTCAFRYGQEDIDVIGLSFRRDLYFSQAQVFPPVEAAPAPTKLQESLMKKLGGNTYPFLLKFPDYLPCSVMLQPAPQDAGKCCGVDFEVKAFARNSAEDEEDKVPKKSSVHLLIRKVQHAPAKMGPQPQAESSWQFFMSDKPLHLAVSLNKEIYFHGEPISVTITVTNNTEKTVKKIKALVEQVANVVLYSSDYYTKPVAQEETQEKVLPNSTLTTTLTLVPLLANNRERRGIALDGKIKHEDTNLASSTIIKEGIDRTVLGILVSYHIKVKLTVSGFQDENLVFEEFARQNLKDSGDTEEGKKDQEAGDE